From Rutidosis leptorrhynchoides isolate AG116_Rl617_1_P2 chromosome 3, CSIRO_AGI_Rlap_v1, whole genome shotgun sequence, a single genomic window includes:
- the LOC139896578 gene encoding uncharacterized protein, with protein sequence MAQKGVQLDSINEKKPLTTHQQQQQGINIPAAHAKLNQQQEINNKSVASNANTNERFTPNLGCRDFLIGPRTDYLKIGVPLYEASIKCDWKAAKSILDKEPELVRYCITENGETALHVAASAKGPKHVDEFVKSLLDMMTKDDLALENENYNTAFYLAGVAGNINAVKMMLEKNRALLIIPGSNKSMMPLYAAALFGHHEVVKYMYENSKELMDDGWTFLNRGWLLEKCVENDMFDIALKIVKKHPKLGTSVVLGILARKPEAFPEAKSNNRFTRTINLVVPPAKQQNALPLLKFIWEDIAKRPKRSIDDIIRGPLDPKQDEKSKDSNPDQALELQKLISEHIAKMHVETQNLIKAPTDTTTSVRPNVPSSAIRTYSNRVLFVATEMGNTKFLIELIRQYPDLIWKVNDDHLSIFHIAVKHRHEGIYNLLYEIGSMKDLITPLKDPNNNNMLHLVGKIAKQKRLQDVSGVALQMQRELLWFKEVEAMIPPSYRERKNKDGLTPYELFTLEHKDLVTQGEQWMKDTANQCMVVAALIATMVFAAAFTIPGGYDQNTGIPMFRSKATLVVFVVADAISLFSSSASILMFLAILTSRYAERDFLESLPNKLMLGLATLFLSITTMTLAFGVSFFALYDKGFLWIPILIGVFAVMPVLLYLKLQFSLFVDVIRSTYGSRYLFKPAKHVLYYENPKV encoded by the exons ATGGCGCAAAAAGGTGTTCAATTAGACTCAATCAATGAGAAGAAACCCTTAACTACTCACCAGCAACAGCAGCAGGGGATCAACATACCGGCAGCTCATGCTAAACTGAATCAGCAGCAGGAAATCAACAATAAATCAGTTGCTTCAAATGCTAATACCAATGAACGATTTACACCCAATCTAGGTTGTCGTGATTTTCTTATTG GACCTAGAACAGATTACCTCAAAATTGGTGTCCCTCTGTACGAAGCATCGATTAAATGTGATTGGAAAGCCGCTAAATCCATTCTTGATAAGGAACCAGAGTTGGTAAGGTATTGTATCACCGAAAATGGGGAAACGGCACTTCACGTTGCAGCATCTGCAAAAGGTCCCAAGCATGTAGACGAGTTCGTAAAAAGTCTACTGGATATGATGACCAAAGATGACTTGGCTCTTGAAAATGAAAATTACAACACCGCCTTCTATTTAGCAGGTGTAGCTGGAAACATTAACGCTGTTAAAATGATGTTGGAAAAGAATAGGGCCTTGTTAATAATCCCCGGTTCTAATAAGAGTATGATGCCGTTGTATGCGGCTGCCTTGTTTGGACATCATGAGGTGGTCAAGTATATGTACGAAAATTCGAAAGAGTTGATGGACGATGGTTGGACATTTCTGAATCGTGGTTGGCTGCTTGAGAAATGTGTCGAGAATGATATGTTTG ACATTGCACTAAAGATAGTTAAAAAGCATCCGAAACTTGGTACTAGCGTTGTACTTGGAATTTTGGCTCGAAAACCTGAAGCTTTTCCTGAAGCAAAAAGTAATAATAGATTCACAAGAACCATCAATTTGG TCGTGCCTCCAGCAAAACAACAAAATGCACTTCCCTTACTAAAATTCATTTGGGAAGATATTGCGAAAAGGCCTAAGAGATCAATTGATGATATAATCAGAGGGCCACTTGATCCAAAGCAAGACGAAAAGTCA AAAGACAGCAATCCAGATCAAGCTCTGGAGCTACAAAAACTCATTTCAGAACATATAGCCAAAATGCATGTTGAAACTCAGAACTTAATCAAAGCACCTACTGACACCACAACCTCAGTACGTCCAAATGTACCATCATCGGCAATAAGAACATACTCTAATCGGGTACTCTTTGTTGCCACGGAAATGGGGAATACTAAATTTTTAATTGAGCTCATCCGCCAATATCCTGATCTGATATGGAAGGTAAACGATGACCACCTAAGTATATTTCACATTGCCGTCAAACATCGCCACGAGGGTATCTACAACCTATTGTATGAGATAGGCTCTATGAAAGATCTGATAACTCCTCTAAAAGATCCAAATAATAACAATATGTTGCATTTAGTTGGGAAGATCGCAAAGCAAAAGCGACTACAAGACGTGTCAGGAGTCGCTTTACAAATGCAAAGAGAACTATTGTGGTTCAAG GAAGTAGAGGCTATGATTCCTCCTTCTTATAGAGAACGGAAGAACAAAGATGGTCTAACACCATACGAGTTATTCACTTTAGAACACAAAGATCTAGTTACCCAAGGCGAACAATGGATGAAAGACACGGCAAATCAATGTATGGTTGTCGCAGCACTTATTGCAACAATGGTATTTGCTGCAGCTTTTACTATACCAGGGGGTTATGACCAAAATACTGGTATCCCAATGTTCCGTTCGAAAGCAACCCTTGTAGTTTTTGTTGTGGCAGATGCCATTTCCCTATTCTCGTCTTCAGCTTCCATTCTCATGTTCTTAGCTATCCTCACGTCTCGATATGCAGAACGTGATTTTTTGGAATCATTACCCAACAAGTTGATGTTAGGTCTTGCAACTCTCTTCCTATCTATAACAACCATGACACTCGCTTTTGGGGTCAGTTTTTTCGCACTTTACGATAAGGGTTTTCTGTGGATTCCAATTCTTATTGGTGTATTTGCTGTTATGCCAGTCCTTCTCTATCTTAAGTTGCAATTTTCTTTGTTTGTTGATGTAATTCGGTCGACATATGGCTCTAGGTACCTCTTTAAGCCCGCTAAACATGTTCTTTACTATGAAAACCCCAAGGTGTAA